In one Populus nigra chromosome 12, ddPopNigr1.1, whole genome shotgun sequence genomic region, the following are encoded:
- the LOC133669254 gene encoding uncharacterized protein LOC133669254 — protein MDGGGGRRITASPRPCNGKRVVARKRGRGFGGGDGFVNSVKKLQRREICSKRDRTFTMTDAQERFRNIRLQEEYDTHDPKGHCTMVLPFLRKRSKIIEIIAARDMVFALAQSGVCAAFSRETNQRICFLNVTPDEVIRSLFYNKNNDSLITVSVYASDNFSSLKCRSTRIEYIQRGQPDAGFALFESESLKWPGFVEFDDVNSKVLTYSAQDSIYKVFDLKNYTMLYSIANKNVQEIKISPGIMLLILTKSGGCVPLEILSIEDGTVLKSFNHLLHRNKKVDFIEQFNEKLLVKQENENLQILDVRDFQLIEVSRTEFMTPSAFIFLYENQLFLTFRNRTVAVWNFRGELVTSFEDHLLWHPDCNTNNIHITSDQDLIISYCKADSDDPLSEGNGSINISNILTGKCLAKIKAGNSFPNVNECSQSSKKHMCASTVRSTAAEALEDITALFYDEERNEIYTGNRLGLVHVWSN, from the exons ATGGATGGAGGAGGAGGGAGGAGGATAACGGCTAGTCCGAGGCCGTGTAATGGGAAAAGAGTGGTGGCGAGGAAACGGGGAAGGGGTTTTGGCGGAGGAGATGGGTTTGTTAACAGTGTCAAGAAGCTTCAGCGAAGGGAAATTTGTTCTAAGCGCGACCGTACCTTTACTATGACTGATGCCCAAGAACGTTTTAGAAACATCCGGTTACAG GAGGAATATGATACTCATGATCCAAAAGGTCACTGTACCATGGTACTGCCATTTTTAAGAAAGAGATCAAAGATTATTGAGATCATAGCAGCTCGTGACATGGTGTTTGCTCTTGCACAGTCTGGTGTCTGTGCAGCATTTAGCCGAG AGACCAACCAAAGGATATGCTTTTTGAATGTCACTCCTGATGAAGTTATACGAAgcttgttttataataaaaacaacgaTTCACTCATCACAGTTTCAGTTTATGCCTCAGACAATTTCAGTTCCTTGAAATGTAGAAGCACAAGGATTGA ATACATACAAAGGGGTCAGCCAGATGCTGGCTTTGCTCTTTTTGAGTCTGAGTCACTGAAATGGCCTGGTTTTGTAGAGTTTGATGATGTAAACAGTAAAGTACTTACATATTCTGCACAGGATAG TATATACAAGGTGTTTGACCTAAAAAATTACACAATGTTATACTCGATAGCAAACAAAAATGTTCAAGAGATTAAGATCAG TCCAGGGATCATGTTGTTGATTTTAACTAAAAGTGGTGGCTGTGTTCCTCTTGAGATTCTTTCAATAGAGGATGGCACTGTTCTCAAATCTTTCAATCATCTCCTTCATCGGAATAAGAAGGTGGATTTCATTGAACAGTTCAATGAGAAGCTTCTTGTCaagcaagaaaatgaaaatctcCAGATTCTTGAT GTCCGCGACTTTCAGCTAATAGAAGTTAGCAGAACTGAGTTTATGACACCATCAGCATTTATATTTCTCTATGAAAACCAGCTATTCCTGACATTTAGAAATCGAACTGTGGCTGTTTGGAACTTCCGAGGAGAGCTTGTAACTTCTTTTGAGGATCACCTTTTGTGGCATCCTGATTGCAACACTAATAATATTCACATCACAAGTGATCAGGATCTTATAATTTCTTACTGCAAGGCTGATTCTGACGATCCCTTGTCTGAAGGCAATG GATCCATCAATATCAGCAATATCTTGACTGGGAAATGTCTTGCTAAAATAAAGGCAGGCAACAGCTTCCCAAATGTGAATGAATGCAGTCAGAGTTCAAAGAAGCACATGTGTGCCTCCACAGTGAGAAGCACAGCCGCAGAAGCTTTGGAAGACATCACTGCTCTCTTCTATGATGAAGAGCGCAATGAGATCTATACAGGCAATAGGCTTGGTCTAGTTCATGTGTGGTCTAACTGA